The Verrucomicrobium spinosum DSM 4136 = JCM 18804 DNA segment ATCCAAGCTGATAGAAGGGCCCCAAGACTCGTGGACCACGGGCAATGGCCGTCTGCAAGTCTCCCCCCTCAGAATCTGTACTTAAGGGCGCATGCGCTGGTCACTCCTCTTCCTCGCCTCTGGTGGCCTGTTGACCTTTCTGCCTGCGGCGGAGGATCCGTATGAGCATTACGTCCGCACCTCGGAAGACTTCCGCCCGGTGAAACAGGATGCCGCGTGGGCACGAAAAGCCTGGCCGGGGTGGATCTACATGCCGTGGACCTACCAGTGGACCCCAGGGTATGATGCTGCCTCCGGGAAATGGGCGCGGGACCACGGCTACAACGGGGCTTTCATCGATCACGACCACATCGGCACCGCCCAGTCCAAGACTGGCAGGCTGGACTGGATCAACCAGCATGGCCTGCGCTTCTACGTGGATCACGTGGCGGGCAAAGGGGTGCTGCATCTGTGGGATGGTGACAAGGTCAAGCCCCACCTCAACGAGGTCCACGGCACCGGCTTGCGTCCCGCACCGCTCAACGCTGCCACCTTCGCGAAGCTGCAAGCCCTCATGCAGAGAAACATCGCGGCTTCTGCCACCTCCCCCATGCGGGCGGCCTATGCTCTGGATGATGAGCCTTCCTGGGGGCACTTCGTCCACCCCACCATGTGGCAGGTGACGGATGATGCGACAGCCTATCCCCGCTGGCTGGCCACCGTTTACGGTGCCGGTCACGTGCCAAAAAGGGAGCGCTGGATCAGCTATGAGGAGCTGCGCCCAAAGCTTGCAGAGTGGACCGTGGCAGACTTCGACGCCAGTCCGCTCATGGATCAGTGGACCTTCAATGATGCCCAGTGGTGCAACTACATTGGCCGGCTGGTGGAACATGCCAACACACTGGACCCCGCCACGCCTTGTGGTCTGGTGGGCGGCCAGGCCCCCAGTGCCTTTGGCGGCTATGACTATGCCCGTCTCATGCGCAAGGTGCAGTTCATCGAGAGCTACAATCTGGGCTCCTCACAGGCCGTCATCCGGTCGTTCAATCCTCAAGGAGCCCTTCCTGCGGTGACCACGCACTTTCACAAGAACGTGGACGATACCATCTGGCAGACGTGGTACTACCTCGCCCACGGCAACCGAGGGCACATCGGCTGGGTGGAGGGATGGTTCGATGGTGCAACTCCTGAGGACTGGCATGCAAAGGTGGCCCCGGCCCTTCTCGAGGCGGGTGACAAGCTTGGACCATTGATGGCCGGGGCACAATGGCAGCATGACGGGGTGGCGATTTACTACAGCCACGCCAGCATTCAGCTCGGCTGGATCCTCGATGCCGAAGCCCATCGCAAAACGTGGGTCAATCGCAATGCCGATGAGCGGCTCGCAAGCGCCGCCCATGTCCGACGCGCCTGGGAAAACATGCTGCGTGACAGTGGGCTGCAGTACAACTTCCTCAGCTATGTGGATGTGATTCAGAAAGGCGTGCCCGATGAATATCGCGTGCTCATCCTGCCCGCTTGCCTGTGTTTGTCCGACACTGAGATACGCGTCATCGGGGCGTTCTGCCAGCGTGGCGGCACCGTGATCGCCGACTATCTGCCCGGCGTGTGGGACCAGCATGGCAAAGGCCGCGCTGGAGGGGGTGGTCTGGACGGATTATTTGGCGTGAAACACGATCCGAAGATGCGTCAGGCAGACCTGTTTGGAGGCACCCTCTGGGTGGAAGTGGATCAAGATGCCAACTACTCCTGGAAGACTTATCGAGAATTCCTGACCAACAAAAACACTTGCCTCCTGGACAGCAGCGGATTTCACAAAGCCGTGCGCGCCCAGCCGACGGATCAAGTCCAGGCGCAAGGCAAAGGTCGGGCGGTGCTGATGAACATCTCTCCGCAGTGGTACAATGCCTACCGGGAGGCCGGGTTTGACGCGGCCAGAAAGCGCGAGGTCTTCATGCGTCATGTGGTGGATGCCGGGGTGACTCCCTGGGTGCGACTCGCCGATGCTGGAGAGCGGGAACACGGCTATGAAATCACCTACTGGAAACTGCCTACAGGGCGGACACTGCTGTACTTATGCCTGAATCCAGAAATCCGGGGCACTTCGCTGGGAGGGGGCAATTCCGTAGGACTCAAATCATCAACGCTCCCTGCAAAGCTCCGCTTCAGCAGACCGGTGCAGCAGTTGCGGAACGAGCGCTCCGGTCAAAAGTTGGGGGACGGAAGCGAGTTCGTGTTGGAGTGGAAGCAGCATGAGGCTGTGGTCCTATCCTTTACCGAAGCCAGCTCACCTTGAGAAACTGGCGCGGGCAATAAACGTCCTACTTATGCCTCACGCCCGTACCAGAAGGAATGCCCGTTGCCCTTCCCCGTTGCTTTGCCGGGTTCATGAGGCATCTTTCCTCCGACCGCCCCCGATGAAAAAGCCTCTCTTTGCCTTGCTCGTCCTGGCCGCCGGTTCCGGCATGCTCTGGTCTCAATCCCTGCCGCCCCCTGTGGCGATACCCGTGGTGGAGCTGCCCAAGGCCCCGGAACCGATCGAGCCCATTTTGCGTCTGCAGATCTTCCTGGACACCCACTTGTTTGGGCCCGGCAAAGTGGATGGCCGCCCCGGTGAGTTCACCACCAAGGCCCTTAGGCGCTATCAACAGTCTCACGGTCTGGCGGAGACAGAGGTGGAAAACCACACGCTGGATGTTTCCAGCGTCACCCAGCTCTACACCACCTATACGATCCGGGAAGAAGACCTCCGTTTTGTCGGTGACCTTCCCAGTTCCCCTGCCGCCCAGAGCCGCAAGAAGTATCTGCCATATGACTCGCTGCTGGAGTTTCTGACCGAGCGCTTTCATTGCTCGCCGGATCTGCTCGAATTCATCAACCAGCCTCTCAAGATGAGCAGGCTCAAGCCGGGAGACGTGGTGAAGGTCCCGAACGTGGAGCCGTTCCTCATCGAGCAACTGGAGCCCATCCCCAGCCTGCCAGAAGTGCCGGAATTTCTGAATCGGGTGATTCGCATCGACACTCGCGAAAAACTTCTGGGCGTGTATGAAGGAGACAAGCTGCTCGCCAGCGTGCCGATCACGACTGGCAGCGGATACCTTGCCACCCCTCCCGGCACCTGGAAGATCGTCGGCATCACGCAACTACCCACCTTCCGCTGGGACAAGGGGGTGCTGGAATACGGGGTGCGCACCAGCAACTACTACGAACTGCCCATCGGCCCCAACAATCCGGTGGGAGTGATGTGGATAGGCCTGAATCGTGCCGGCATCGGTGTGCACGGTACGAACCAGCCTCAAACCATCGGCCGCAGCGCCAGCCATGGCTGCATGCGCACCGCGAACTGGGATGTGGTGCGACTGGTGAAGCTGATCACGAAGGGCATGACCGTCATCATCGAAGGGCCGGCCCCCATCCCGCGGCCTGCCTACGAAAAGCCATCCCTTCCTCCCGCACCACTCCCGCCCGCCGAGCCTCCCAAACGCCGGTTCAAGTGGTTCTGGCAGAAGTAGGGGCACGCAAGCCCTTGGGGCATGATGCTTATCCTCTATCTTCATGGCTTAAGTTTTGCCCATAGAAGCTTGCCGGGATTTGTTCCAGGTCTTATGAATTCTTCATGAGCGCCTGCCTTGAGCCTCTCTGCCAAATCGCCCGCTCCTCTGGAGCGGTTCTAAGTCTGCTTGTGGTGCTGGGGGGCAGCAGCTGTTCCCCTCTGACGTACAAACAGGCCGCCACGCCTCCGCCACACGCTTTCATCAGCCATCGTGCGCCTCCCGATGGGAACACGAAACTGAAACTGGGCGTGAAGGACCTCATCGATATGAAGGGCGAGGTCACCACGGCCGGATCCGAGCGATATTACAAGCAGGGCAGGCCGGCGGCACAGGACGCGGAATGCCTGCGCCTCATCCGCAAACGCAATGATGTGGTGATCGTCGGCAAGACCAACCTCAGCGAGTTCGCGGTGGGCGTTTCCGGATCCAATGATTATTTCGGCACCCCGGTCAATCCGGTGGACAAGACTCGCGTCCCGGGCGGGTCTTCCAGCGGCTCCGCTTCCGCGGTGGGACTGGGCCTGGCCGATGTGGCGCTGGGTACGGACACGGCAGGGTCCATCCGTGTGCCCGCCGCCTGTTGCGGCGTGGCGGGGTTGAAGACGACCTTCGGGGCCATTTCCACCAAGGGCGTGTACCCTATTTCCCCCAACTACCTCGACACCGTGGGCCCCATCGCGCGGGATGTCAACGGCCTGGTCACGGGCATGGGATTGCTGGAGGAAGGGTTTGCCTCAAGATACGCGAAGGTCAAAGCTGCAAAACCAACAGCCGCTGTCGTCCGTATCGGACGGTTGAAGGTCCCCGGCACTGACCCGGCCATTGATCGCGCCATCGACGCCCGTCTGGCCGCCCGCGGCTTTCAGGTGGTGCCCATGGACAAAGACTTCCTCAACCAGTGGCTGAAGGCCCAGGAAAATGGAGGCCTCGTCGCCGCCGCAGCTTCATGGTATAACAACCAGAAGATCGAGAACGATGAGGGCATCGAGAACCGCGCCCGGAAGGCCTTCTTTGTGGGTGACATCATCTTCTCCCGCCGCTATAAGGACGAGGCCAAACGTCAGGCCGCCATCGCCGAGCGCGACCAGTTCGTGGCCCTCCTGAACCAGAAGTTCACCGAGGTGGATGCCATCGTGCTGCCTGTGATCCGCAAACCACCTCTGAAGCTAAACTGGTTTTTCACCGGCCTCTTCGAAGCCAAGTTCATGAAGATCCAGTGCACCATGGCCCCGAGTTATGCAGGCGTGCCCGCCCTGGCTGTGCCCGTGCCCATGGAAGGCTCCAGCTTCCCGGTGACGAGCATGCAGATTGTTGGGCCGGCACACAGTGAAGCAGCGCTGCTGAACATCGGGCGTCTCATGGAATAGCCCGGAATCGATGGGTTGATCATCCGCAACAACACCATCCGGCACGGGGGCTGGTTCTGCACCGCCCCCTGGTGATGTGGCTCATCCACTGTAAGGATGCGGTGAAGGAGGGCAATACCGCAGAGATAACGGGTGGCATCACTCCAAGGGTGACGAAGTGACTGGCCGACAACCCCTCAAAGGCGACATGTCACCCCGCCTCCGAACCCCAAGGGTTCGATGAATGCATCCTGAACGTGGCCCCACGCAAAGTTCCATTCGCGCAGCGCGGATGAGAAAACCCGCCACACGATTCAAGGCAGGCAAAGAAGGGGTGTCTGTTGCGCGAACCTGATCGCGTCGTCCCTCTGGAGGCTAAATGTGCCCGGATCGAGATTCATAGACCCGGAAGCTCTTGTTACCGCGATGCATTCTTGGGTTTTTCCAAACTAAAGACATTCACTAGCCGGAGCTAAATCACAGCCCAATTGAGAAAAAAACAAACCGAGGTCGGGTGAATAGCCCACCGGCCTGTCCCGTCTCAGGTGCAGACACTGCGCCGCCGGCTCCAATCCGCATCCAATTGCGGTCTATGAAACTACCATGAAATTTCTGTCAGACCCCACCCCGGGATTCACGGTTTTTGCCGTGTTCATCGGCCTAATTCCTGCCCTGTCAGCGCGTGATCCTGAGCCGCCAGACATCCGCAACCTCCTTGACCTTGAGGCGTATGCGTCAGAACTCGCGCAAAAATCGCACGTCACTCCCACCCCGGATCTGGATCCATTTTTCTCGAATCTCAACTACGACGACCACCGTCGCATCCAGTTCCGCAAGGACCGTTCGCACTATGCAAATGCAGGGCCGATGGCAGTCGAGTTCTTCCATCCCGGCTGGATGTTCAAGAAGCCGGTGCATTTCTATGAGATCCAAGCCGGTCAGCCGGCCAAGGTGCCCTTCGATCCCAAAGAGTTTGACTACTTCGGCCTCAAGGTGCCGGAAGGTGTGTCCTATCCCGACGGCTACACCGGCTTCAAGATTGCGGCGGTGGACCGCGCGACGGGCAATAGACCGGAGTTCCTCGCTTTCAACGGCGCGAGCTACTTCCGCGCCGTGGGCGCAGGGCTGGGGTGGGGGCTCTCTGCCCGCGGCATCGCCATCAACACCGTGGGTGGTGCCCCCGAGGAGTTCCCAGATTTCACCCATATCTGGTTCTTCAAGCCCAAAGAGGGAGACACAACCTTCCGGTTTCTCGCCCTGCTCAACGGCCCCAGCATCACCGGGGCCTATGAATTTGAGGTGCAATACGCCGCCACGACGACCACCTCAGTGACGGCCTCGCTCTTTCTCCGCAAACCGGTGGCGCTGCTCGGTGTGGCCCCGTTTTCCAGCATGTTCTGGTTCGGGGAAAACACCCAGCCGAAACCGGAGGACTTCCGGCGGGAGGTGCACGACTCCGACGGACTCCTCTTTGAGCAGGAGGGGCAGCCCGTGGTGTGGCGACCGCTGGACAATGGCAAGCAGATGCGTCACAGCGTATTTGGCATCGATCAGCTCAAGGGCTTTGGCCTCCAGAAGCGGGACCGCGATTTCCGCAACTTCGAGGACCTGGAAGCCCGCTATCATGAGCGCACCGCCGTGTGGGTGGAGCCGCGTGAGGGATTTGGACGCGGCCGTCTGCACCTCATCGAGCTGAGCACCGGTGAGGAGACATGGGACAACGTTGTCACGTTTTGGGAGCCGGAGACTCTGCCCACCGCCACACAGCCGATGCGTATTTCCTACAACCTGCAATGGCAGGATGGGCACACCCATCCGCTGGCCCGGGTGATCGCCACCCGTTGGGGGGCGGCACCGCGCGCTCTTGATCTTCCGAATGTCTGCACGTTTGTGGTGGATTTTGCCAAGGGCTCCATCGGCGCGACGAAGGCCGGCGAGTGGGTTCCCCAATGTGGAGTGAACGTACGCGGCGGCGCTGCAAAACTGGTGGGCAGCAAGGTGCAGTCAAACCCTGAAACCAACGGCTGGCGCGTGAGCCTGAACGTGGAGATCCCGCCAGGCACCGATCTGGTGGAATTGACCTGTGACCTTCTGGATGAGGGCCGCCCCGTGTCGGAGAGGTGGGACTATCAGTGGCGGCGGTAGATGGCGCTCCCCTACCCGCTGCCGCCCTGCGCCAGACCTCAGTCGTAGCTGCGTTTGTCAAAACGGGTCGGGCCACATGCCACCCACCACGCCCACCTGACCTCACATGGCCGCTCGACCCCTCCGCACTTTCACAAGTGCAGCTACGAACTGCCCGCTGGCGCCCTGCGCCAGACCTCAGTCGTAGCTGCGTTTGTCAAAACGCGGTCAGGCCACATGCCACCCACCACGCCCACCTCACCCCACACGGTCATTCACCTCACCCCACACGGTCATTCACCTCACGCCGGCCGGTTGAGCCGGCTGTCCAGATTAAAGATTTGTCCGGAGGTGTGCAGCAGGAACCGGTCGAGGTGGGCGATGAAACAACTCACTTCCTTCGTGGTGTTGAACCTGCCCAAGGTGTGCGCCGCCAGGAAGCTCCTCTTCAAGTCCTCCCCAAGACCGGCTGTCATCCGGGTTTCCATGAACCCGGGGAGCACACAATTCACCCGAATGTTCCTCGCGCCATACTCGGCGGCAAGGCTCTGCGTCAATCCCATCAACCCCGCCTTGGCCGCCGCATAGTTGGCCTGGCCGACCGGCCCCCGCCATCCGGAGAAAGAGCCGATAAAGACGATATGGCCCCGGCGCTGGCCGCTCATGCGGTTCAATGCCGCGCGCGCTGCCCGGAAGGCACCGCTGAGGCAGGTGTCGAGAACATGATCAAAATCCATCTCCTCCATCTTCAGCATGCTCGCATCGCGACAGACCCCTGCATTGCAGACGAGGAGATCCAGCGCCTCCAGCCCGCTGACAAATGCTTCCACCGAGGTCGAGGACGTCACATCCATCTCCGTCCGTCCCGGGGCATGCACGGCGTATCCCTGCCCGGTCAGTTCAACATGAAGGGCTTGAGCGAGATCGCCCAAGCCCCCTGTAATCAGTGCCACTGGTGCATGCATGCCCACCCACTACCATCAACAGGAAGCGCTGGCTAGCCCGCCGGACTGGTGAAGAGGACGGCAGCGGTGTCGTAGCTGATGCGCACGCCCGCCACCTGAGCGAGGTAGTTGAGCACCTCGCTCAACGGCATGTTGCTCAGATTCAGGCTCACCGTCTTCTTGCCAATCTCAGGAGTCTTCAGGATGATGTTGGGGATCACCTTGTCCTGAGTGACGGCTTTGACCTTCATGCGCACCGCGAGAATGGCCTCGCTCAACTCCACATCGGCAAATTCAATTTTGTCGATGATGATCTTTTCGTAGCTTTTGCGGAGCATCACGTTGTCCTTGCCCAGTTTCTCCTCGATCTGGGCCATCATGGCGCGGGACTGCGTGTGATTGGGGTTCACTGCCAGCACTTTGGCCAGTTTTTCCCGTGCAATATCAAACTGCCCAGCATAGAAGGCGGCGCGGCCATCCTGGTAGAGCACGTGGAGGGGTTCATCCGCCGCGCGGGCGATAGACTGGCCAAGCCAGACAGTGGTGGCCACCAGAAGGGCAGCGAGCAGGGCGTTCGTTTTCATAATTGAAAAGGGGGAACAACCTTCATTGTGCCCGCAATTTTCAAAAAAGGTCAAGAGCATTCCCTTGGGATGGACAACCTCAGCAGCAGATAGGCGCGTTCAAACAAGGCATCTACGCAACCTTTGGTTTTTTTTTCGAGCGGTGCGAAGTGGAAAATTGAGGGCCGGAGGCCCGGGATCTTGCCAGCCTCGGGCAACATGATCGCCGAAGAGATGTTGAGTCTGCAGGCCCGACGCCATCAAATCTGCCCACGACAATCTTCCCTGAATGAGTCGCGCCTGTAGCCCTATGTCTATTGTTTATCAACAACCTTGGGCGTTGCCCAAACTGACATCTGGCCGGCCTTTCGGCCCTTCTGAGGCTCTGAATTTCCGCCCTCCCCCTTCAGGAATACTTCACGTCTTTGCGGGGCTCCATCTCAAACACCATCACCTGCTGGGTCTCCACCGAGCGGTGCACCACTTCGAGGAGGAACTTGTAATAGTGCGGGTCGTCCTGAAGGATGGCCAGCTTGTCCAGGCTTTCGGCCTCAATGCTGACGAACCAGTGCCAGGGGTCGGAGATCTTGATGCGCTTGCCGACATTCAGGTGCAGCACTTCCCGGATCTTGAGCAGGATGGCCCGGGTGGTCCACATCATTTCCTCCAACCGGTCCGCCGTGACGTCCGGTTTCAGAGTGAAGAGGGAGACCTGGCAAATCATAACTCCACCATTCGCGCTTGGTCCGTCACGCGGTGCTCGCACCGCACTCACGTGGAGGTCTTATCGCCCCTCCCAACGAGACTAGGAACTCCAGTCGAGAGCCTTCTTGCGCCAGGCGTACAGGAACGCCACCAGCAAGATGCCCACGAATGACAGCATCCACCAGAAGATGGCCGCGCCGAAGACGGCGACGTAGTCTTTGAAAATGACCGCCCAAGGGTACATGAAGACCACCTCAATGTCGAAAAGCACAAAGAGCATGGCCACGATGTAGAATTTCACACTGAACCGGGGCTGAGCCTCGCCCAGAGGGAGCATGCCGCACTCATAGGCGGAATCCTTCATCTTGTTCCGCTTGGCTGACTTCCCTGCAAGCACGCTGGCCAGAAGCGTCACCCCGGCAAAGCCGGCGGCCATGAGCATTTGCATCAGCACAGGGAGATAGTTCTCAAGCATGACAGGAGGGGAAGGAAGACCGCAACAAAGGGCTAAAAACGGTGCTGTAGGGTAGCGCGGAGGACCGGAACGTCAAGGAGGCATCAAAAAAGCCGCCCTGGAAAAGGGCGGCTTGGTTTTTGAAAGTTGGATTTGTGGGAACAGCGCGGACTGGTGCCGCTATTAGCGGGCGGCAGCGGCAGCGGCAGCTGCGGCTTCTGCGCGGGCCAGCGTATGAGCGCTGGATGCCATTTCAATACCTTTAAGCCCACGATAGCTCTTCAGTTTCTTCTCCACGAGGCCACGGCCCACAAGGTTCTGAAGCTTTTCATAAGAACGGAGCCGTAGCATTTCTTCGCCCCCGCTAACTGCGTTTTTTAGCTTTAGGTTCTCGTACACGAGCCCGAACAGAATGTTGAACTCATAAGTCTTGCCATCCGAGAGAACATTGACCAACTCATCAGTGACATGGTCAGGAACCCGACGTGAAAAACGTGTTTTTCTTACGGTAGCCATAGACCCGGAGTATAGCACCGCGCAAGCACGTTGGCGAGTTTTTGTTTGATTTCACAGGAAAAATCCACGAATTCCAGCCCAAAGTTGCCTTTGAGGATAGAATTTTCCTGCTCCTCCGTATCCGCCGAATCTCAGCGGCTCGTGAAATTCCCCACCACCGTCATCTCAGCACTCTCGGCCTTGAGGGAAAAGATTTCCTCACTGGCAGGGAAAGCAGAGGAGTCGAATCGATCTTGAAGATCGTCTGCGAATTCCTGAATAGCCTCCGCTCCGGCTGGGAAAACATAGAGGGAATTGCGGTCCGGCGTCACGACCCAGACCTCTTTGCCAAAGACTTTCTCAAAGATCTTTCCCAGAGAAGGGGCCGTCAGCAAGCAGGGGAAGAGGTGGTCTTCCCCCCGGTACACGGCGTAGATGACCTTTCCGGCTTCGTTTTTGATCAGTTCCGGCTGAAGACTCGCCAGCCGGCGGTCGGCAGCCTCGGCCGCTTTCCGTTGAAAGCTATCGGCGCTGATGCCCAGCTTGTTGAATTCTGACTCCGTGTAGGGCACGAGTCGCGAGGTTGAGGGATCCAGCTTCACTGGGGTGAACACCGTCAGCCGGGCCTTCGCCAGAGTCAGTGAGATGGAGGAGCGGACCACCTTGGGCTCTGGCAGCAGGAGGTAGTTCTCCACCCGGATCGGCACGGCCTTGGGGGTGGCCCCGGCAGGAGACTGGGCCAGCACGGAGGAGAACGGGGCCACGAGGACGGCGCAGGTGGCTGCCGTGCCGAGGAGAGGGAGAAGGAAGCGTCTCACGCCGCCACGTTCCCTGAGGTGGGCCATTCTTCAACTGGCAAATGCCGGGGCCAGGCACGACGTCACGCTTTCCTGTTGCGCGAGTGCGTCGTCAGACGGATGTGGCCCCATGATCGCCTACCTCCGCGGCCACTTGGTCGAAGCCCTGCCCAACCAGCTCACGGTGGACGTCAACGGCGTAGGCTATCTCTGTCTGGTGCCCCTCTCCACCTACGACCGGCTGGCGGGTACGCAGGGGGAGGTGAGGCTGCTGACGCACCTCAACATCACCGAGCGCGATCACACGCTGTTTGGCTTCGCCACCGCTGAGGAGCGGGACCTCTTCCGCCTCCTGATCAATCGCGTGAGCGGCATTGGCCCCAAGATGGCGCTGGCGGTGCTCAGCGGCATGGCCGTGGGCGACTTTAAAGACAACGTCATCCGCAACGACGTGACCGCGCTCTCCCGCATCAGCGGAGTGGGCAAGAAAACGGCGGAAAGGATCGTGCTGGAACTGAAGGACAAGGTGGGCATCGTGGATACCTGGCAGGCCGCCCGGAGCACGGGCAACAGTCTGGTGCCAGACCCCACCCAGGCTGCGCAGACGGATGCGGTGCTCGCGCTCATCGCCCTCGGCTTCAAGCAGACCGAAGCGCAGAAGACGGTGCAGGATCTCGTGAAGAAGGCAGGTGGCGTGGTCAGCGCGGACAAGCTCATCCGCGATGCTTTGAGGAACCTCTGACAGTCGGCCTCCTGGCGCCTTACTTCAGCGTCTCCCAGTTGGAATTGCCCAGCCCCTTCTCGATGAACCAGTCGAGGTTCACCGACTTGGGGTCGTTGCCCAGGCGCTTCACCCGGGCCCGCTGGGTGTCCACGAGGAAGAACCCCCTCATGGGGAACACGCGCAGGCCCCGGTAGTCCAGCGCCCACGCCATGACGCGGTGTACCCCGGGAGGGAGCTGCTCAAAGCTGAACCGGCCGGTGAATTTGGCGAGCCCCTCATTCGGCAAATGACCCTCGGGCACATGGGTGAACTGGAGGTCACGTGCCATCACCTCCATGAAGTACAGGGGCAGACCTGTGACTTGGGTGACGTGGAAGATCTCCCAGTGCCCATCGTGGGGGTCTTTATAGGTCAGCAGCACCGCATCTGCCACCCTCTCGCGATTGGGCAGGCAGGCATAACCCCAGACCGCACCGGAAACTCCCTGCTCGTCATTAGTTTGCACCACGCAGGCAGAGAGTTCTGCGGTATTGCTGCTGAGCAGCTTGGGGGTGAGGCTGAAGTTGTCCAACCGGGAATTCTTGAGCATGGCGGGCCTGAGGTGGCCCAGGTCATCCGCCTTGCGCGCCAAGTTGCGATTCCCCGCCACATCCCCCTCCACGGCAAGAGGGAGCTTGTAGAAGAGGGTGTTGGCCGCGCCGCGGAGCCGTGAGGATTCCCACACGGCCATCATGCGCCAGCCGAAGGACCACGAGATGGCCTGCATGAAAATCAGGGCAAAGGCACCTGCTGTGAGAGACTGGAGAATGAATCGGCGGAGACCTGGCTGATGCTGACCCAGATGCCGGGCAATGAGCCAGACGAGCACAATTAAAGCCACCGTAAGCGGCACGGCGTGGATGACATACCGGGCATGCACGGCATTGTCTCCCGTCGTGGTGGCCCAGGAACGGCCAAGAGAGGTGAGAAAGGCCGCGCCCACGGAGTAGGTGCCTAGCAGGAGCCAGGGAAGCAGACGCTCACGAAGCGCCTGCTCGCGGAAATGCCGGAGCCAATAAGCTGCGCATCCGCCAAACAGGGCCAGGGATGAAGCGCCCAACCACAGGCTGGTATGCATGAGGGACAGGCTCGATCCCCGGGCCAGATGGCACCCCAGGAAGCGGAGGATGAAGCTGGCGGCGGCCTTCGGCCGACGGACGAACTCGCTGACGTTCCGCCCCATGGTGGCCTCCTCTCCTTGTTTGTAGGAGAAAGCTCCGTCCACTTCGTTCTTCAGGCCGTGGAAGTAGAGGATAGCCGTGATCCCAAAAATGAAGAGCCAGGCCACCAGGAACCACTGGCGCTCCCTCCCCGCCTTCAGCGCACCGGACCACCAGATCATGGGCACCATGAGCACCCAGACGAGCAGGCCGGTGGCAAAGGTCTGGGTGGCACACTCTGCACAGAGGACGGCGAGCACGAGGCGCAGCCACGCCGGCCAATGGGACCGGAGCAGTACCACCAGCGCGGTGGTGAGGAAGAAGGCCGGACAGGCCACCTGAAACATCATGGGCCACAGCACGATGCGGTACTGCATGGGGGACAGGATGGAAACACTGGCCAGCGCCAGCAGCGGCCACCACTGGGCAAACGCGGCACCCGAGGTGCGACGGATGAGCAGGCCCACATTTGCCGTTGTGAAGCAAAGCAGCAGCCAGGAGAACCACATCTGGCGGGTATATTCCCCGGGCCAGTAGTGGTGAAAGAGCATGATCACCCCGCG contains these protein-coding regions:
- a CDS encoding beta-galactosidase trimerization domain-containing protein, yielding MRWSLLFLASGGLLTFLPAAEDPYEHYVRTSEDFRPVKQDAAWARKAWPGWIYMPWTYQWTPGYDAASGKWARDHGYNGAFIDHDHIGTAQSKTGRLDWINQHGLRFYVDHVAGKGVLHLWDGDKVKPHLNEVHGTGLRPAPLNAATFAKLQALMQRNIAASATSPMRAAYALDDEPSWGHFVHPTMWQVTDDATAYPRWLATVYGAGHVPKRERWISYEELRPKLAEWTVADFDASPLMDQWTFNDAQWCNYIGRLVEHANTLDPATPCGLVGGQAPSAFGGYDYARLMRKVQFIESYNLGSSQAVIRSFNPQGALPAVTTHFHKNVDDTIWQTWYYLAHGNRGHIGWVEGWFDGATPEDWHAKVAPALLEAGDKLGPLMAGAQWQHDGVAIYYSHASIQLGWILDAEAHRKTWVNRNADERLASAAHVRRAWENMLRDSGLQYNFLSYVDVIQKGVPDEYRVLILPACLCLSDTEIRVIGAFCQRGGTVIADYLPGVWDQHGKGRAGGGGLDGLFGVKHDPKMRQADLFGGTLWVEVDQDANYSWKTYREFLTNKNTCLLDSSGFHKAVRAQPTDQVQAQGKGRAVLMNISPQWYNAYREAGFDAARKREVFMRHVVDAGVTPWVRLADAGEREHGYEITYWKLPTGRTLLYLCLNPEIRGTSLGGGNSVGLKSSTLPAKLRFSRPVQQLRNERSGQKLGDGSEFVLEWKQHEAVVLSFTEASSP
- a CDS encoding L,D-transpeptidase family protein codes for the protein MKKPLFALLVLAAGSGMLWSQSLPPPVAIPVVELPKAPEPIEPILRLQIFLDTHLFGPGKVDGRPGEFTTKALRRYQQSHGLAETEVENHTLDVSSVTQLYTTYTIREEDLRFVGDLPSSPAAQSRKKYLPYDSLLEFLTERFHCSPDLLEFINQPLKMSRLKPGDVVKVPNVEPFLIEQLEPIPSLPEVPEFLNRVIRIDTREKLLGVYEGDKLLASVPITTGSGYLATPPGTWKIVGITQLPTFRWDKGVLEYGVRTSNYYELPIGPNNPVGVMWIGLNRAGIGVHGTNQPQTIGRSASHGCMRTANWDVVRLVKLITKGMTVIIEGPAPIPRPAYEKPSLPPAPLPPAEPPKRRFKWFWQK
- a CDS encoding amidase, which codes for MSACLEPLCQIARSSGAVLSLLVVLGGSSCSPLTYKQAATPPPHAFISHRAPPDGNTKLKLGVKDLIDMKGEVTTAGSERYYKQGRPAAQDAECLRLIRKRNDVVIVGKTNLSEFAVGVSGSNDYFGTPVNPVDKTRVPGGSSSGSASAVGLGLADVALGTDTAGSIRVPAACCGVAGLKTTFGAISTKGVYPISPNYLDTVGPIARDVNGLVTGMGLLEEGFASRYAKVKAAKPTAAVVRIGRLKVPGTDPAIDRAIDARLAARGFQVVPMDKDFLNQWLKAQENGGLVAAAASWYNNQKIENDEGIENRARKAFFVGDIIFSRRYKDEAKRQAAIAERDQFVALLNQKFTEVDAIVLPVIRKPPLKLNWFFTGLFEAKFMKIQCTMAPSYAGVPALAVPVPMEGSSFPVTSMQIVGPAHSEAALLNIGRLME
- a CDS encoding glucan biosynthesis protein is translated as MKFLSDPTPGFTVFAVFIGLIPALSARDPEPPDIRNLLDLEAYASELAQKSHVTPTPDLDPFFSNLNYDDHRRIQFRKDRSHYANAGPMAVEFFHPGWMFKKPVHFYEIQAGQPAKVPFDPKEFDYFGLKVPEGVSYPDGYTGFKIAAVDRATGNRPEFLAFNGASYFRAVGAGLGWGLSARGIAINTVGGAPEEFPDFTHIWFFKPKEGDTTFRFLALLNGPSITGAYEFEVQYAATTTTSVTASLFLRKPVALLGVAPFSSMFWFGENTQPKPEDFRREVHDSDGLLFEQEGQPVVWRPLDNGKQMRHSVFGIDQLKGFGLQKRDRDFRNFEDLEARYHERTAVWVEPREGFGRGRLHLIELSTGEETWDNVVTFWEPETLPTATQPMRISYNLQWQDGHTHPLARVIATRWGAAPRALDLPNVCTFVVDFAKGSIGATKAGEWVPQCGVNVRGGAAKLVGSKVQSNPETNGWRVSLNVEIPPGTDLVELTCDLLDEGRPVSERWDYQWRR
- a CDS encoding SDR family NAD(P)-dependent oxidoreductase; the protein is MALITGGLGDLAQALHVELTGQGYAVHAPGRTEMDVTSSTSVEAFVSGLEALDLLVCNAGVCRDASMLKMEEMDFDHVLDTCLSGAFRAARAALNRMSGQRRGHIVFIGSFSGWRGPVGQANYAAAKAGLMGLTQSLAAEYGARNIRVNCVLPGFMETRMTAGLGEDLKRSFLAAHTLGRFNTTKEVSCFIAHLDRFLLHTSGQIFNLDSRLNRPA